One genomic segment of Anguilla anguilla isolate fAngAng1 chromosome 2, fAngAng1.pri, whole genome shotgun sequence includes these proteins:
- the LOC118218944 gene encoding deoxyribonuclease-2-alpha-like, producing the protein MWRVVLTVSVLCWGSEGQTLQTVCRDKKGNKVDWYVLYNVPKLNNAGLSGLEYFYIDSAKSEWLDPINDREGVLANTLQPLLTHQTPTSDFGFISYNDQPPEKTGVSQAFGHSKGVVMMDKTTGVWLLHSTPKFPYDRTEGIFWPESGTRNAQIFICVTFAYSQFDQIGEHLLYIRAFPFDAYIPNNFHTVLHRVVNKEDINPNQRPFLAQVLTSSAGQTFRSFAKYSSSSCNVEDLYPLIAENLNSDLAAQTWRGKAEDKESDFPEEGSVGCSEGRVGCSEGRVGCSEGMGDCSEGRVGCSEGMGDCSEGMVGCSEGRVGCSEGRVGCSEGTVGCSEGRVGCSEGRGGCSEGRVGCSEGTGDCSEGRVGCSEGTVGCSEGRVGCSEGRVGCSEGRVGCSEGRVGCSEGTGDCSEGRVGCSEGRVGFSEGTGDCSEGRVGCSEGTGDCPDRWRVSTILEIKMMRNMDQEVSWSSGQDHSKWCVTEDQNKPWTCIADLNREKTQYKRPGGALCIDSRDLWQTFTDFIKNKKIKKVVQFCHISEANSSTQVGIIIILLILLPSILIVYVLYRYFYQFFFIFFKKKDNK; encoded by the exons ATGTGGAGGGTGGTCCTCACCGTCAGTGTCCTGTGCTGGGGCTCTGAGGGCCAAACTCTGCAGACTGTCTGCAGAGATAAAAAAGGCAATAAGGTGGACTG GTATGTCTTATACAATGTGCCCAAACTGAACAATGCAGGCCTTAGTGGTTTGGAGTATTTCTACATTGATTCTGCTAAATCTGAATGGCTTGACCCCATCAATGATCGTGAAGGTGTCCTGGCAAACACCCTGCAGCCTCTTCTTACTCACCAAACTCCT ACATCAGACTTTGGATTTATTTCCTATAATGATCAGCCTCCAGAGAAGACCGGGGTATCCCAGGCTTTTGGCCACAGTAAAG GGGTTGTGATGATGGATAAAACTACTGGAGTCTGGCTGCTACACAGCACACCAAAGTTCCCCTACGACAGAACAGAAGGCATATTCTGGCCTGAATCTGGAACAAGAAATGCTCAGATATTTATCTGTGTAACATTTGCCTACAGCCAATTTGACCAAATAG GTGAACACCTCCTGTACATCAGAGCCTTCCCATTTGATGCTTACATTCCAAATAACTTTCATACAGTGCTCCACCGTGTTGTAAATAAAGAAGACATCAATCCAAACCAAAGACCTTTCCTGGCCCAGGTGTTGACATCATCAGCTGGTCAAACGTTCAGAAGTTTTGCTAAATACAGCTCAAGTTCATGCAATG TCGAAGATCTTTATCCTCTTATTGCCGAGAACCTGAACAGTGACCTGGCTGCCCAGACCTGGAGGGGAAAAGCAGAAGATAAGGAGTCAGACTTCCCTGAAGAGGGGAGTGTAGGCTGTTCAGAGGGGAGGGTAGGCTGTTCAGAGGGGAGGGTAGGCTGTTCAGAGGGGATGGGAGACTGTTCAGAGGGGAGGGTAGGCTGTTCAGAGGGGATGGGAGACTGTTCAGAGGGGATGGTAGGCTGTTCAGAGGGAAGGGTAGGCTGTTCAGAGGGAAGGGTAGGCTGTTCAGAGGGGACGGTAGGCTGTTCAGAGGGGAGGGTAGGCTgttcagaggggaggggaggctgtTCAGAGGGGAGGGTAGGCTGTTCAGAGGGGACGGGAGACTGTTCAGAGGGGAGGGTAGGCTGTTCAGAGGGGACGGTAGGCTGTTCAGAGGGGAGGGTAGGCTGTTCAGAGGGGAGGGTAGGCTGTTCAGAGGGGAGGGTAGGCTGTTCAGAGGGGAGGGTAGGCTGTTCAGAGGGGACGGGAGACTGTTCAGAGGGGAGGGTAGGCTGTTCAGAGGGGAGGGTAGGCTTTTCAGAGGGGACAGGAGACTGTTCAGAGGGGAGGGTAGGCTGTTCAGAGGGGACAGGAGACTGTCCAGACAGATGGAGAGTTTCCACTATTCTTGAAATAAAGATGATGCGTAACATGGACCAGGAGGTTTCATGGAGCAGTGGCCAAGATCATTCTAAGTGGTGTGTGACTGAGGATCAGAATAAGCCATGGACCTGTATTGCTGATTTGAACAGAGAAAAAACGCAGTACAAGAGGCCGGGGGGGGCTCTATGTATTGATAGCAGAGATTTATGGCAGACGTTTACGGATttcattaagaataaaaaaattaaaaaagtagTTCAATTCTGTCACATTTCTGAAGCCAACAGTTCAACCCAAGTGggtattattataattttattgatACTACTGCCATCAATACTTATCGTTTATGTACTTTATCGATACTTTtatcagttcttttttattttttttaagaaaaaagacaataaataa
- the LOC118218948 gene encoding deoxyribonuclease-2-beta-like, which produces MWRVVLTVSVLCWGSEGQIVCRDENGDEVDWYILYKVPNKTNTDLNGLKYVYINSTTSKWLDLINDREGVLANTLRPLLTHQNHTSDFGFISYNDQPPNKTASQDFGHSKGVVMMNKATGVWLLHSTPQFPNNTKQGIFWPTSGTRNAQIFICVTFNYSQFNKIGEHLLNIKAFPFDAYIPNNFHKVLQDVANKNKTKQRVIKPFLAQVLTSLDGQEFISFAKYSSKSYNVEDLYPLIAKNLNSNLTAQTWRGNAEDKESDFPEEGTGDCSEGTGNCMEEGRREDSLEEGRGDCSVGTGDCPDRWRVSTILEIKMMRNMDQEVSWSSGRDHSKWCVSVDQNRPWTCIADLNRAETQHKRPGGALCINMTGLWEKFTGFIKNQTEKKSECEILSHF; this is translated from the exons ATGTGGAGGGTGGTCCTCACAGTCAGTGTACTGTGCTGGGGTTCCGAGGGCCAAATCGTCTGCAGAGATGAAAATGGCGATGAGGTGGACTG GTATATCTTATACAAAGTGCCCAATAAGACCAACACAGACCTTAATGGTTTAAAGTATGTCTACATTAATTCCACTACATCCAAATGGCTTGACCTCATCAATGATCGTGAAGGTGTCCTGGCAAACACCCTGCGGCCTCTCCTTACTCACCAAAATCAT ACATCAGACTTTGGATTTATTTCCTATAACGATCAGCCTCCAAACAAGACCGCATCCCAGGATTTTGGCCACAGTAAAG GGGTTGTGATGATGAATAAAGCAACTGGGGTCTGGCTGCTACACAGCACACCACAGTTCcccaacaacacaaaacaaggcATATTCTGGCCTACATCTGGAACAAGAAATGCGCAGATATTTATCTGTGTAACATTTAACTACAGCCAATTTAACAAAATAG GTGAACACCTCCTGAACATCAAAGCTTTCCCATTTGATGCTTACATTCCAAATAACTTTCATAAAGTGCTCCAAGAtgttgcaaataaaaacaaaacaaaacaaagagtcATCAAACCTTTCCTGGCCCAGGTGTTGACATCATTGGATGGCCAAGAGTTCATAAGTTTTGCTAAATACAGCTCAAAATCATACAATG TCGAAGATCTTTATCCTCTTATTGCCAAGAACCTGAACAGTAACCTGACTGCCCAGACCTGGAGGGGAAACGCGGAAGATAAGGAGTCAGACTTCCCTGAAGAGGGGACGGGAGACTGTTCAGAGGGGACCGGTAACTGTAtggaagaggggaggagggaagacagtctggaggaggggaggggagactGTTCAGTGGGGACAGGAGACTGTCCAGACAGATGGAGAGTCTCCACTATTCTTGAAATAAAGATGATGCGTAACATGGACCAGGAGGTTTCATGGAGCAGTGGCCGAGATCATTCCaagtggtgtgtgtctgtggatcaGAATAGGCCATGGACCTGTATTGCTGATTTGAACAGAGCAGAAACGCAACACAAGAGGCCGGGGGGCGCTCTATGTATTAACATGACAGGTTTATGGGAGAAGTTCACAGGTTTCATTAAGAAtcaaacggaaaaaaaaagtgaatgtgaAATTCTGTCACATTTCTGA